The Hevea brasiliensis isolate MT/VB/25A 57/8 chromosome 1, ASM3005281v1, whole genome shotgun sequence genome has a window encoding:
- the LOC110648849 gene encoding amino acid permease 4 yields the protein MLPRSRTLPGRIHHGAIEERHDIRHYLQVEVQPKTRNDTEVESVINPQANYSKCFDDDGRLKRTGTFWTASSHIITAVIGSGVLSLAWAMGQLGWVAGPVVMVLFAIVNLYASNLLAQCYRADDPVKGQRNYTYMDAIKANLGGRKVFFCGLIQYLNLFGVAIGYTIAASVSMMAIKRSNCFHASGGKDPCHMSSNGYMITFGITEVVLSQIPDFDQIWWLSIVAAIMSFTYSAVGLGLGIGKVAENAAFKGSLTGISIGTVTHAGLVSYTQKLWRSLQALGAIAFAYSYSVILIEIQDTIGSPPAEYKTMKKATSFSIAVTTFFYLLCGCMGYAAFGDNAPGNLLTGFGFYNPYWLLDIANIAIIVHLVGAYQVYCQPLFAFVEKWSAHRWPKNDFVTAEYEMPIPFFGVYQVNLFRIVWRSIFVVVTTLIAMLMPFFNDVVGILGAMGFWPLTVYFPIEMYISQKKIGRWTSQWLGLQILSVSCLFITIAAAVGSVAGVVLDLKTYKPFKTSY from the exons ATGTTGCCAAGAAGTCGAACACTTCCGGGCAGAATCCACCATGGAGCT ATAGAAGAAAGGCATGATATCAGGCACTATTTACAAGTTGAAGTCCAACCTAAAACTCGTAATGACACTGAAGTTGAATCAGTAATAAACCCTCAAGCCAACTACTCCAAGTGCTTTGATGATGATGGCCGCTTGAAGAGAACAG GAACATTTTGGACAGCATCATCCCATATAATTACAGCAGTTATAGGGTCCGGAGTCCTATCATTGGCATGGGCCATGGGGCAACTGGGCTGGGTTGCTGGACCAGTTGTTATGGTTCTCTTTGCCATTGTCAATCTCTATGCTTCCAATCTATTAGCGCAGTGTTACAGGGCTGATGACCCTGTCAAGGGACAGAGAAATTATACATACATGGATGCTATCAAGGCTAATTTAG GGGGACGAAAGGTCTTCTTCTGTGGATTGATTCAATATCTGAATTTGTTTGGCGTTGCAATTGGATATACTATCGCAGCTTCAGTTAGTATGAT GGCAATAAAGAGATCAAATTGTTTCCATGCAAGTGGAGGGAAAGATCCATGCCACATGTCAAGCAACGGATACATGATAACATTTGGAATCACAGAGGTGGTGTTATCACAGATTCCAGACTTTGATCAAATATGGTGGCTCTCTATTGTTGCAGCTATTATGTCTTTCACATACTCTGCTGTTGGTCTGGGCCTTGGCATTGGCAAAGTTGCAG AAAACGCAGCCTTCAAGGGAAGCCTCACTGGTATCAGTATTGGGACAGTAACCCATGCTGGGTTAGTCTCTTATACCCAGAAGCTATGGAGAAGTTTGCAAGCTCTTGGAGCTATTGCCTTCGCATATTCTTACTCTGTAATCCTCATCGAAATTCAG GACACAATAGGATCTCCTCCTGCAGAATACAAAACCATGAAGAAGGCAACTTCTTTTAGTATTGCAGTGACTACATTTTTCTACTTGCTCTGCGGATGCATGGGATATGCAGCTTTTGGTGATAATGCACCTGGAAATCTATTGACAGGTTTTGGATTTTATAACCCTTACTGGTTGCTAGACATTGCCAATATTGCGATCATCGTGCACCTAGTTGGTGCATACCAG GTATACTGCCAGCCATTGTTTGCATTTGTGGAAAAATGGAGTGCTCATAGATGGCCAAAGAACGACTTTGTGACTGCGGAATACGAGATGCCAATCCCCTTTTTCGGCGTCTACCAGGTGAACTTGTTCCGGATAGTGTGGAGAAGCATATTTGTTGTTGTGACAACCCTCATAGCCATGCTTATGCCCTTCTTCAATGATGTTGTTGGAATACTTGGTGCCATGGGATTCTGGCCATTGACTGTATATTTCCCTATCGAGATGTATATTTCTCAGAAGAAGATAGGACGATGGACTAGCCAGTGGCTTGGCCTTCAGATTCTTAGTGTTAGTTGTCTCTTCATCACCATAGCTGCCGCTGTTGGCTCTGTGGCTGGGGTTGTTCTTGATCTCAAGACTTACAAGCCATTTAAAACTAGTTATTGA
- the LOC110648851 gene encoding protein EARLY-RESPONSIVE TO DEHYDRATION 7, chloroplastic, with the protein MSSPNSLYPKVDLSNPEAISATSTSSSSLYPSIDMEDEAENLLPEYDAGLLSANSQPYEEPLITIPGAFVHLIEKDRSIQLACGDLTIVCLKQGDTVVAVLARVGDDIQWPLAKDEASVKLDESHYFFNLRVPGNEKGVNEGKDESEVENEVEMELLNYGVTIASKGQEALLKEFDNILESYSSFTVQEVNERGDWELIEWKTARGISPEELKTKEKKKELEECSAAYWTVLAPNVEDYSGSVSRMIAAGSGQLIKGILWCGDVTVDRLKWGNEFLKNRMGERSDTEISPAAMRRIKRVKRLTRMSEEVATGILTGVVKISGFITSSIVNSKAGKKFFSRLPGEIVLASLEGFNKVCDAVEVAGKNVMSTSSVVTTGLVSQRYGEQAAKATNEGLDAAGHAFCTAWTVFKIRNALNPKSVFKPTTLAKAAAEANSTELKANNKK; encoded by the exons ATGTCTTCTCCCAATTCTCTCTACCCAAAagtcgatctctcaaacccagaAGCCATTTCTGCTACTTcaacttcctcttcttctttgtaCCCTTCTATTGACATGGAAGACGAGGCCGAGAACCTCCTTCCTGAATACGACGCCGGTTTGCTGTCTGCGAACTCTCAACCTTATGAAGAACCTCTCATCACCATCCCAGGTGCATTCGTCCATCTGATTGAGAAAGACCGTAGCATTCAGCTCGCTTGTGGTGACCTCACAATCGTCTGTCTCAAACAGGGTGATACCGTAGTTGCTGTTCTTGCTCGTGTTGGAGATGATATTCAGTGGCCTTTGGCCAAAGATGAGGCATCTGTGAAACTCGATGAATCCCATTACTTCTTTAATCTTCGCGTTCCTGGAAATGAAAAAGGGGTGAATGAAGGTAAAGATGAGAGTGAGGTTGAAAATGAGGTGGAAATGGAGTTATTGAATTATGGAGTTACAATTGCGTCGAAAGGACAGGAGGCTTTATTGAAGGAATTCGATAATATATTGGAGTCTTATAGTTCTTTCACTGTGCAAGAAGTGAATGAGAGAGGGGACTGGGAGTTGATAGAATGGAAAACGGCGAGGGGGATATCGCCGGAGGAGTTAAAGAcgaaggagaagaagaaagagTTGGAGGAGTGTTCGGCGGCATATTGGACTGTATTGGCTCCAAATGTAGAGGATTATAGTGGGTCTGTCTCGAGGATGATAGCAGCTGGGTCTGGGCAGCTGATTAAGGGGATATTGTGGTGTGGGGATGTGACTGTGGATAGATTGAAGTGGGGGAATGAGTTCTTGAAGAATAGGATGGGGGAGAGATCAGATACGGAGATTAGCCCAGCAGCAATGAGGAGAATCAAAAG GGTTAAGAGGTTAACAAGAATGTCCGAGGAAGTGGCCACTGGAATCCTTACAGGGGTTGTGAAAATCTCAGGATTCATTACAAGTTCAATTGTCAACTCTAAAGCTGGAAAGAAATTTTTTAGCCGGTTGCCTGGAGAAATTGTGCTTGCTTCTTTGGAAGGATTTA ACAAGGTCTGTGATGCTGTTGAGGTTGCTGGAAAGAATGTCATGTCGACGTCATCAGTTGTGACAACAGGCCTCGTCTCACAGAG ATATGGCGAACAGGCAGCGAAGGCAACAAATGAAGGACTAGATGCTGCAGGACATGCCTTTTGCACTGCTTGGACTGTTTTCAAGATAAGAAACGCTCTTAATCCAAAGAGTGTCTTCAAACCCACAACTCTTGCTAAGGCTGCTGCAGAGGCAAATTCTACTGAATTGAAGGCTAACAACAAGAAGTAA
- the LOC110648852 gene encoding protein EARLY-RESPONSIVE TO DEHYDRATION 7, chloroplastic-like encodes MSSPNSLYPKVELSNPEAISATSTSSSSLYPSIDMEDAAENLLPEYDAGLLSANSQPYEEPLITIPGAFVHLIEKDRSIQLACGDLTIVCLKQGDAVVAVLARVGDDIQWPLAKDEASVKLDESHYFFNLRVPGNEKGMNEGKYESEVENEVEMELLNYGVTIASKGQEALLKEFDNILESYSSFTVQEVNERGDWELIEWKTARGISPEDLKTKEKKKELEECSAAYWTVLAPNVEDYSGSVSRMIAAGSGQLIKGILLCGDVTVDRLKWGNEFLKNRMGERSDTEISPAAMRRIKRVKRLTRMSEEVAIGILSGVVKISGFVTSSIANSKAGKNFFSMLPGEIVLASLEGYNKVCDAIEVAGKNVMSTSSVVTKGLVSQRYGEQAAKATNEGLDAAGHAIGTAWTVFKIRKVLNPKSVFKPTTLAKAAAEANATELKAKKKK; translated from the exons CCGAGAACCTCCTTCCTGAATACGACGCCGGTTTGCTGTCTGCGAACTCTCAACCTTATGAAGAACCTCTCATCACCATCCCAGGTGCATTCGTCCATCTGATTGAGAAAGACCGTAGCATTCAGCTCGCTTGTGGTGACCTCACAATCGTCTGTCTCAAACAGGGTGATGCCGTGGTTGCTGTTCTTGCTCGTGTTGGAGATGATATTCAGTGGCCTTTGGCCAAAGATGAGGCATCTGTGAAACTCGATGAATCCCATTACTTCTTTAATCTTCGCGTTCCTGGAAATGAAAAAGGGATGAATGAAGGTAAATATGAGAGTGAGGTTGAAAATGAGGTGGAAATGGAGTTATTGAATTATGGAGTTACAATTGCGTCGAAAGGACAGGAGGCTTTATTGAAGGAATTCGATAATATATTGGAGTCTTATAGTTCTTTCACTGTGCAAGAAGTGAATGAGAGAGGGGACTGGGAGTTGATAGAATGGAAAACGGCGAGGGGGATATCGCCGGAGGATTTAAAGACgaaagagaagaagaaagagTTGGAGGAGTGTTCGGCGGCATATTGGACTGTATTGGCTCCAAATGTAGAGGATTATAGTGGGTCTGTCTCGAGGATGATTGCAGCTGGGTCAGGGCAGCTGATTAAGGGGATATTGTTGTGTGGGGATGTGACTGTGGATAGATTGAAGTGGGGGAATGAGTTCTTGAAGAATAGGATGGGGGAGAGATCAGATACGGAGATTAGCCCGGCAGCAATGAGGAGAATCAAAAG GGTTAAGAGGTTGACAAGAATGTCCGAGGAAGTGGCCATTGGAATCCTTTCAGGGGTTGTGAAAATCTCAGGATTCGTTACAAGTTCAATTGCTAACTCTAAAGCTGGAAAAAATTTTTTTAGCATGTTGCCTGGAGAAATTGTGCTTGCTTCTTTGGAAGGATATA ACAAGGTCTGCGATGCTATTGAGGTTGCTGGAAAGAATGTCATGTCAACGTCATCAGTAGTGACAAAGGGCCTCGTCTCACAGAG GTATGGCGAACAGGCAGCGAAGGCAACAAATGAAGGACTAGATGCTGCAGGACATGCAATTGGCACTGCTTGGACAGTTTTCAAGATAAGAAAAGTTCTTAACCCAAAGAGTGTCTTCAAACCCACAACTCTTGCCAAGGCTGCTGCAGAGGCAAATGCTACTGAATTGAAGGCTAAAAAAAAGAAGTAA